Sequence from the Fulvivirga ligni genome:
GAGTAACCACGCCAGTGGCCGCCTGTCTGTAACGCTGCTTAAAGAAGGTCCCGTCTTTTGTCCACAAAACTCATGACACTCTGCACAATGATTACTGAACAACTTCTTACCCTTCAGCACCGATCCATGATCTGTGGTAATGGTCTTATCAGTCTGTACCTCATAATAATTGATCTTTTTAGCTGTGGAATTATCAGCTTTTTGAGCACTTAACACGGTCACGTTAAGTGTTAATAAAATTATGACGGTTAATATTCTCATTTTCTCCTCCTCTGTATAAAATGTTACACCAGCTTACCTGTCAAATCTGTGCCATTTTCATTATTCGGCCCGAATAATCCTAACACATATTACATGTAGGATAATGGGAAATTTCCTTCCCTTACCGTGCATTTTGCTACACACTCCATTTCATGAAAAAATGCTGCTGACTTATAATCTACAAGGTGGATTACTATTTGAGCATGCACTCTCAAAATTTGACCAAAGAGACATTAATGAGTATATCGATTTTAGATAATGAAAGCTTTCGCCAAGGAGCCAACCGCATTATCAATGAAGAATTGACCATAGCCTTTGACACATTAGAAAATTGCAGCCAAGATGGACGTCATGAAGCTATACATACAGTTAGGAAATCATTTAAGAAAATAAGGGCGATTTTAAGACTGATTAGAGATAATATAGGCAAGGAAATATATAAAGCTGAGAACCATTTTTATAGAGATCTGGCAAGATCAGTTTCTAAGCTCAGAGATCACACTTCCATTATAGAAATGCTTCATCTTCTCAAACAACAATATAATCCTGAGCTTGAAGATGACACCTTTAATACACCCTTAAACTCATTAGAATATTATAGAAGACAGGCTACCAAAAAGGAGCTTGATCAGGAAGACAAGCTATCCATACTAAGAGAATCTTTACATGAGAAGCTTAAAGATGACAGAGAATGGATCCCAAAGATTAAAAGCTTTAAAGATATTTCTCCAAATCTTAGACGAGTTTACAAACGCGGGAAAGAAGCCATGGAAAAAGCCGATGAAAACGGCAGGCCGGAAGATTTTCATCAATGGAGAAAAAGGGTGAAATATCTCAGGTATCAATTAGAGTTGATTGAAAAAATATGGCCACGGACTATCAAAAGTTTCAGAAAAGAACTCAGTGATATTTCAGATTATCTAGGCTCTGAC
This genomic interval carries:
- a CDS encoding CHAD domain-containing protein, which produces MSISILDNESFRQGANRIINEELTIAFDTLENCSQDGRHEAIHTVRKSFKKIRAILRLIRDNIGKEIYKAENHFYRDLARSVSKLRDHTSIIEMLHLLKQQYNPELEDDTFNTPLNSLEYYRRQATKKELDQEDKLSILRESLHEKLKDDREWIPKIKSFKDISPNLRRVYKRGKEAMEKADENGRPEDFHQWRKRVKYLRYQLELIEKIWPRTIKSFRKELSDISDYLGSDRDLYILTETLQTSSVKFKNDAEKGILLALILQQRQQMQQMALLKGHHFYQFKCDEIITLLENSWKYHKKQMKQDSLKEEILIKG